The following is a genomic window from candidate division WOR-3 bacterium.
CTTTGGCCTATCTAACCATTCCAATATTACTAACCCTAAGCAGATTAGCAATTATCCCTAATTGTCAACAAGAGATAGAAAAAACAATTTTATATCTAAAGAGAATGAGAAAAAGATTAAACGAAAGGGCCAAAAGAATTACTAAACTAATTGAAAATAAAATTCCCTATATTATTGTGGACTCTTATTCCTATCTGCCGATTGCTTATCGTTGGAAAAATCAATTTAATGAAAACACTAAGATTTTAGCCTTTTATAGTTATTTACCGGAGCAGAATCATAATGAAATTAACGCCCTTCCTTTTTTAGAGCTTTTAAAAGATACTCTTTTTGTTTTCCTTTTAAAAAATCCCTTTTCTCATAAAAGAAATCTTATAAGGATAAATTTTCTTTCCAAACTTTTAAAAGAAAATAAAGTGACTCATAAGATAATTCCACCCATTAGTAAAAACAACTTTTTTAATGTTTTTTCTCTAATTCTCTTTGGTGATTTTATAAGTTATCATTGGGCATTAAAAAGAAATATCGACCCTTTAAAAATTGAATTAATTGAAAATTTAAAGAAATTTTTAGCAAAATTTTAAAAAGGAGTTGATATGGAAAGTAAAGTTAAAGTGGTTATTCCGGCTGCTGGTGAAGGAAGAAGATTGAAACCCCATACTCATACCACTCCCAAACCTTTGCTTTCGGTAGCCGGAAAACCAATTATTGGCCATATAATGGAAAGAGTGAAAGAATTAAATCCCGCAGAAGTAATTGTAATAATCGCACCCAATGGCAACCCAATAGAAAAATATTTAAAAGCAAACTACTCTTTAAATTTTCAATTTGTTATTCAAGAAGAACCAAAAGGATTGGGCCACGCGGTTTATAAAGCCAAACCATATTTTAAAAACGAACCTTGCTTGATAATCCTTGGTGATACGATAATTGATATGCCACTGAATAACTTAGTGGGAAAGGAAAATTGGATTGGTGTCAAAAAAGTTGATGACCCAAGAAGATTTGGAATAGTTGAAATAAAAGATGGAGCCATTACTAAAATTGTTGAAAAACCAGCCGAGCCCAAAAGTAATTTGGCAATTGTTGGCATCTATTATATCTTCAATTCCTCCCCCCTTTTTGATGCCTTAGAAAGAATCATCAAAGAAGACATAAAAACAAAAGGTGAATATCAACTTTCCGATGCCTTGGAGATAATGATCGAAGAAAACATAATCTTTAAAGTCTTTCCCGTGGAATACTGGCTAGATTGCGGAACACCCGAAGCTTTGATTCAAACTAATCGGTATCTTTTACAAAATACCAATTATTTTAAACCTCGAGAAAAATCCTTAATCATCCCTCCGGTCTATATCCATGACAGTGCAGTTATTGAAAATTCGATTATCGGACCTTTTGTTTCTATCTCCGAAGAAGTGGAAATAAGAAATTCAATAATAAGAGATTCAATTATTAACCAAGGCGCCTATATTGAAAACTCCCTATTAGAAGATTCTATTTTGGGAGAAAATTCCGTAGTAAAAGAAAAACCCTTGAAACTAAATTTAGGTAGTTTTTCCATATTTGAAACAAGTTGAAATTTATAATAGAAAAAGAAAGTAAAAATTCTCGAGCCCGCGTTGGCAAACTTATTCTTCCGAATGGTGAAGTGACAACACCGGCTTTTATGCCCGTTGGCACCCAAGGCACGGTAAAAACGATGACTCCTAGAGAATTATCAGAAATCGATGTAGAAATTATTATCTGCAATCTTTATCATCTTTATCTTCGTCCTGGGATTGATGTAATCGAAGAAGCCGGTGGTTTAACCAAATTCGCATCTTTCTATAAACCCGTCTTAACAGATTCTGGTGGATTTCAAATCGCTTCTATTTCACCATTAGTGAACATAAAAGATGATGGAGTCCAGTTTAAATCCCATATTGATGGTTCAACCCATTTTTTTACACCGGAAAATGTTGTATTATACCAAGAAAGAATCAAGAGTGATATTGGAATGTGTTTAGATATCTGTCTCCCCTATCCGGTGGAATATAATGAGGCCAAAAAGGCTGTAGAAAAAACTAATGAATGGGCAAAGAAATCAAAAGAGGTAAAAAGCCAAGAATTTAATCTTTTTGGTGTTATCCAAGGCGCTACTTATTTAGACTTAAGAGAAAAAGCCACAAAAGAATTGCTAGACATCGGTTTTGATGGTTATGCGATTGGTGGCTTATTTTTAGGCGAAACACCAAAATTATCCTACGAAATAGTAGCTTTTTGCACTGATTTGATTCCCAAAAAAGAAGTAAGATACGTAATGGGTTGTGGTTATCCGGAAGATATCTTAGAATGTGTGAAATTGGGAGTGGATCTATTTGACTGTGTTTTGCCAACTAGAAATGGTCGAACCGGTACTGCCTTTACTTCTGAGGGAAGAATAATAATTAAAAATGCTAAATTTGAAAAAGATTTTTCACCCTTGGATCCCAATTGTGAATGTTATACCTGTAAAAATTTTACTCGCGCTTATCTTCGCCATCTTTTTATTAGTGAAGAAATTCTTGGTCCCCGTTTATTAACTTACCATAATATTTATTTTTTTATCAATTTGATGAAAAAAATAAGAGAAGCTATCTTAAAAGACCAATTTGAAGAGTTTTATAATAATTTCCAACAGAAATATAACCGAAATCTTATTTAATTTCAATTAAATCTTCTATTCTCGATAGTCTCTTCTTTCCGATACCTTTTATCTTTAAAAGTTCTGATTTACTTTTAAATTTACCTTCTTTTTGGCGGTATTCAATTATTCTTTGTGCAATTTTTTCACCAATTCCTGGTAAACTTATCAATTCCTTTTGAGAAGCCTCATTAATATTTATCTTCTTTTTTGTTACCTTCCTATCTTCTTTAATTTCCTGCTTAACAATTTCTTCTTTTAATATTGTATTTTTTCTTTTTCCATTAAAATAAGAAATAAGACTACCTAATATAAAAAATGCACTTAGGAATATTAAAACAATTTTTTCTTTTTCATTCATTTTAATCTTTCTTTTATCAATTCGGCAACCTTCTTTCCAGAAATAAGCATACTGCTGAAAATTGGTCCCATCCTTGGTCCACCAAATACCGCGTTCACCGCCATTCCACAAACAAAAAGATTATGATAAACCTCTTTGGTATTTTCGATAGTAAATTTTTCTCCCTCTTCAGCATTCATTAATTTTTCACCAATAATTTTACCGGTAGAAGTAAAAAGAACATTACCTATCTTTTTCTCTAAAATTCTTACCAGTTCACAATTATGACCGGTAGCATCAACAACAAAGTGCGAACGCATTGTCATTGGGTCGACATGTAAATTGGCTAGATTTACTGCTGTCCAGTTAATTACCACTCCGGAGATTTTACCATTGCGAAAAAGTAGGTCTTCTACCATTATCAAATTAAAAATTCTTGCTCCCTTTTTAATGGTGTGATAAACAAGTGCTCCTAAGGTTTCCAAAGCACAGGCGACATAATAATTTTCTTCATATTTTTCGTAGTTAATTCCCAACTCTTTTAAGATTTCTTTTCCTTCTTCATCAACAACGATTTTATTAAACATCATTCCGCCACCCGTTAAACCGCCGCCAGGTCGAAGATGTTTTTCTAAAATCACTACTTTGGCACCGGATTTTGCTAAGTAATAACCTGCTGCTAATCCCGAAGGACCCGCACCACAAATAATCACATCCGATTCTAAATATCTATTAAATTCTTTTAAATAACTTTCAACGATTGCTTTAGTTATTTTTATTTCATCAAGCATATTTCAATTATAGAATAAATATCTTAAAAAATCAATTTGTTGAAAAACAAATGGCTAAAAATTGAATAGACATTTGAATTAAAAATAGCAACCTCTTAGGTTTTTTATATATAAACTAAAAAAAGCAAAATAGTGGATACAAAGTTGATAAGAGAAAGATGATGGTAGTGAATGAAGGTTTAATAAAGAAGCTCTTATTAAAAGATAAACTATAAGAAGGAGATACTTAACATAACTTAACATAAGACAAGTTTTTTACTTAATAGTTAAATAAGTTTCAATCTCAAATATTTTTCTAAATTTTATGCTAATAAAACAGCCGGATTTTACTCTCTTTCAAATAGGGAACTGTATGGTGGAGACAGTATAGAAGCTATTTTTAAGGAATATAAAAATAGTTAAAGAAAAAAAGATGTTTTTTATATTTTTACTCCGAAATCAATTATTCCTTTGGAGAATTTATTATTCATAAATAGCTTTTTGACCATCTTGATAAATAATTATTTAAAGATGTGAATACTTTATTTTTCGTTATAAAAATTAATTTCGTTAATCCTTCGTTAATAATTAAAAAGGTATTTAATAAGTTCTCAAAACGGACTGACAAATAATCGCTTGGTCGAGCAGATTGATTTAAAAAAATAATCTTCTATAATAAAGTATGAATATAAAAATGTTCTTTTTAATTTTTTTAACAATCTTTATGATGGAATTAGGCGATAAAACTCAACTCTCCATTCTCAATTTTGCTGCTTCTCTAAAATCGCCTTTTCTGGTATTTTTAAGCGCTATTTTAGCTTTAGGAATAAGTACTCTTCTGGCGGTAATAATTGGTGATAATCTTTTTCGTCTAATTCCTTTAAAATGGCTAAGATTTATCAGCGGCGGAATTTTCATACTTTTAGGGGTTTTGATAATTATTAGAGAAATTAGCCGTTAGTCCTTAAGAAATCTTCATAAATTTTTCTCAGTTTTACAGCAATTATATCCCAAGTATAGTTATTTTTTATATGCTCTCTGAGAAGATTATTCTTTTCTTTTTTAAAAGCAAGAACCAATTTCTTTTCAATATCCCTTTGAGAATAAGGGTTAAGATAAAAGGCATAATCTTTAAAATATTCTTTTGTGCCACCATTTTTGGTTATAAGAATTTTAGCACCCGCTAATCCAGCTTCTAAGGCAGCAATACCAGGTGTTTCATAATAGGAGGGAAGTAAAAATACTTCACAAGCCGCATAGATAGATTTTAATAATTCGGAATTATGAGGCAATTCATCTATCACATAAATATTTTTAGCCTCTTTTATTAACGATAAACATTTATCACTGTAATTATTTTTAATAATTTTACCTACTAATAAAGTTGGAAAATTAAGCTTTTTTAATACTTCTAAACACCTTAATAAATTTTTTCTTTTATAGCCAATATGACCGACATATAAAATAAAACCTCTTAACCCTAACTTTTCATAACACAGATAAGGAGAGGCATAATAAAAGTCTATATCCACACCATTTGGTAAAATTGCCAATCTCGTTTCTTCTAAACCAAACATCTTTTTTATCAGATCTTTTTCGGCACAAGTATTACAAACTATTAAATGAGAATTCTTTACCATTTCCTTTAAAATTAAATGTTCATTATAGAAACCAAAATATTTGTAAAAAAAAGTAAATAAACCAATTCCTATTTTATTAATCATTGCAGAATGTTGGGAATAGAAAACCGGTGTTAAAATAATCTTTTTATTAAAACTAGTTATTATTTGAAAAAGATGAAAAGTTTTTATCCCTGAGCCAAAAAAATGGATAATCTCATAACTTTTTAACTCTTCTTTTTTAACTGGTTCTTCACAAAAAATTTTCACTTCGCAACCAATTTTTTCGAGCTCCTCTTTTAAAGAAATTACTTGGGTTTTAATTCCACCTTCAAAAAGTTGAAAACCGGGAAAAGTAACAAAAAGAACTCTCATCTCAATTTTCGTCTCCGATGAAAAGAAAGAATTAAACTTTTTATTTTTAAATAAAATTCTTTGTTTCTAATATATTTTATTTTTGGCTCCCTCTTCGGTAATTTCAGTTTTTTCTCTTGATAATTTTCCACTTCTTCTCTCTTTTGCCACCATTCAAAAAATTCCGTAAAAGTCATTATTTTTATATTAGAAAAATCTTTGATAAAATCAAAAATTTCTTTAAAAACATCCCAAAATTTCAAAATACTTAAAGGATGGTCATACAAAACAATCGGATAACCTTTTTCGTAAGTTTTTAATATGTATTCCTGGTAATATTTTATCATCTCTGTTAAAGATAAATTTAAAACTTTCAGGCGACCGACCGAAATTGGATGGATGGGAATTTGATAAACCTTAGAAAAGTTATCGTGAATAATTGGAAGTATAGGAAAATCATCATAATTAAAACCAAATTCTGATGAATAGAGAAAATTAAGTTCTTCCAAGGCTTCATTTAGTGATAAGTTCCACATTCCGAAAGGAGCAGCAAAACCTTTAATTTCTATTCCCATTTCTTCTAATTTCTTTTTGCCAAGAGCTAAATTATTCAAATTTCTCCCTTTTTCCTTATAAACATAATGATAATAGGAATGAAGTTGAATATCAAATTTTTCCCTGCTCTTCTCCTTAAAAAAGTCTAAAAATCTTTCACTTGATTTTACATCAACAAAAAAAGTGAATTTGATATTCTTCTTGGTTAAAAGTTCAAATACCTTTGTTATTTCTTTTAGTGTAGCAAAATCACCATCTACTCTAAAAAGAAAAACCGTTTGATTATTATTAGGAAAATAAGATACAGAATAATAGGGAATCTTATTTTTATGAAAAATACTAATTAATAAATTAATTACTAATCTTCGTAAAGCACCTTTATTTATTTTGCTCACGAATTCGTAAGGAAACTTCAAAAGAGAGAAGTAAAAATATTTTGGTTTTGTTTCATTGTTTTTTAATAAATCCTTTAAAGAAAAAGGAAGATAGATTTTATTACTTTCTAAAAAATAAACAATTTCCTCTTTATTAAAAAAGAAAAGATTATCAAAGATATCAATAATTTCAATTCCCCAATAGATTGGTTCTTGTTTGGGGAGAAAATATTTTGAATATCTTTTTTTTATTTTAACTTCTTTTATATGATTTTTCAATTTGGTAATATCAAAAATTTCACCCAGTTTTCTTTTCTGATAATAAATTTCAATATTACTCTTCATTTCTTCTTTCACAATTCGGAAACCAAAAGGTTTCTCCATTTTCAAAACTTCTAAAAAACCTAAATCTTTTTCATTTACCAAAATTTCTATTTCCCTATTGTTCATTTTAATAAGGAATAATCTTTCTTTATTTCTTTTTTAAATATGAGGAGTAAACCAAAATAAAATATCAAAAACAGAAAACTTAAAATAAGGAAAGAAAAATTTCTAAATAATAGTAGCGGCAAACTGACTAAAAAGGTTAAAAGTAAAGGAAAAAGTAGACAGGTTAAGAACTTAAATTTGTAAAAACTTTGCAATGTCCAAAAATTC
Proteins encoded in this region:
- a CDS encoding bifunctional phosphoglucose/phosphomannose isomerase, which codes for MFDLIYHFPEQLEESLALTNQALKERKDFLDKINDIEKIVVVGMGGSGIAGDIVFSLTYSFLKSPILVIKDYYLPFFCNKKTLYFVISYSGETEETIFNYQQLKRNKLPLIVITAGGKLKVLAEKNQDLLFILPQNYPPRQALAYLTIPILLTLSRLAIIPNCQQEIEKTILYLKRMRKRLNERAKRITKLIENKIPYIIVDSYSYLPIAYRWKNQFNENTKILAFYSYLPEQNHNEINALPFLELLKDTLFVFLLKNPFSHKRNLIRINFLSKLLKENKVTHKIIPPISKNNFFNVFSLILFGDFISYHWALKRNIDPLKIELIENLKKFLAKF
- a CDS encoding sugar phosphate nucleotidyltransferase gives rise to the protein MESKVKVVIPAAGEGRRLKPHTHTTPKPLLSVAGKPIIGHIMERVKELNPAEVIVIIAPNGNPIEKYLKANYSLNFQFVIQEEPKGLGHAVYKAKPYFKNEPCLIILGDTIIDMPLNNLVGKENWIGVKKVDDPRRFGIVEIKDGAITKIVEKPAEPKSNLAIVGIYYIFNSSPLFDALERIIKEDIKTKGEYQLSDALEIMIEENIIFKVFPVEYWLDCGTPEALIQTNRYLLQNTNYFKPREKSLIIPPVYIHDSAVIENSIIGPFVSISEEVEIRNSIIRDSIINQGAYIENSLLEDSILGENSVVKEKPLKLNLGSFSIFETS
- the tgt gene encoding tRNA guanosine(34) transglycosylase Tgt, coding for MKFIIEKESKNSRARVGKLILPNGEVTTPAFMPVGTQGTVKTMTPRELSEIDVEIIICNLYHLYLRPGIDVIEEAGGLTKFASFYKPVLTDSGGFQIASISPLVNIKDDGVQFKSHIDGSTHFFTPENVVLYQERIKSDIGMCLDICLPYPVEYNEAKKAVEKTNEWAKKSKEVKSQEFNLFGVIQGATYLDLREKATKELLDIGFDGYAIGGLFLGETPKLSYEIVAFCTDLIPKKEVRYVMGCGYPEDILECVKLGVDLFDCVLPTRNGRTGTAFTSEGRIIIKNAKFEKDFSPLDPNCECYTCKNFTRAYLRHLFISEEILGPRLLTYHNIYFFINLMKKIREAILKDQFEEFYNNFQQKYNRNLI
- a CDS encoding helix-hairpin-helix domain-containing protein, with the protein product MNEKEKIVLIFLSAFFILGSLISYFNGKRKNTILKEEIVKQEIKEDRKVTKKKININEASQKELISLPGIGEKIAQRIIEYRQKEGKFKSKSELLKIKGIGKKRLSRIEDLIEIK
- a CDS encoding sulfide-dependent adenosine diphosphate thiazole synthase; its protein translation is MLDEIKITKAIVESYLKEFNRYLESDVIICGAGPSGLAAGYYLAKSGAKVVILEKHLRPGGGLTGGGMMFNKIVVDEEGKEILKELGINYEKYEENYYVACALETLGALVYHTIKKGARIFNLIMVEDLLFRNGKISGVVINWTAVNLANLHVDPMTMRSHFVVDATGHNCELVRILEKKIGNVLFTSTGKIIGEKLMNAEEGEKFTIENTKEVYHNLFVCGMAVNAVFGGPRMGPIFSSMLISGKKVAELIKERLK
- a CDS encoding TMEM165/GDT1 family protein translates to MFFLIFLTIFMMELGDKTQLSILNFAASLKSPFLVFLSAILALGISTLLAVIIGDNLFRLIPLKWLRFISGGIFILLGVLIIIREISR
- a CDS encoding glycosyltransferase family 4 protein, with protein sequence MRVLFVTFPGFQLFEGGIKTQVISLKEELEKIGCEVKIFCEEPVKKEELKSYEIIHFFGSGIKTFHLFQIITSFNKKIILTPVFYSQHSAMINKIGIGLFTFFYKYFGFYNEHLILKEMVKNSHLIVCNTCAEKDLIKKMFGLEETRLAILPNGVDIDFYYASPYLCYEKLGLRGFILYVGHIGYKRKNLLRCLEVLKKLNFPTLLVGKIIKNNYSDKCLSLIKEAKNIYVIDELPHNSELLKSIYAACEVFLLPSYYETPGIAALEAGLAGAKILITKNGGTKEYFKDYAFYLNPYSQRDIEKKLVLAFKKEKNNLLREHIKNNYTWDIIAVKLRKIYEDFLRTNG
- a CDS encoding polysaccharide deacetylase family protein; this encodes MNNREIEILVNEKDLGFLEVLKMEKPFGFRIVKEEMKSNIEIYYQKRKLGEIFDITKLKNHIKEVKIKKRYSKYFLPKQEPIYWGIEIIDIFDNLFFFNKEEIVYFLESNKIYLPFSLKDLLKNNETKPKYFYFSLLKFPYEFVSKINKGALRRLVINLLISIFHKNKIPYYSVSYFPNNNQTVFLFRVDGDFATLKEITKVFELLTKKNIKFTFFVDVKSSERFLDFFKEKSREKFDIQLHSYYHYVYKEKGRNLNNLALGKKKLEEMGIEIKGFAAPFGMWNLSLNEALEELNFLYSSEFGFNYDDFPILPIIHDNFSKVYQIPIHPISVGRLKVLNLSLTEMIKYYQEYILKTYEKGYPIVLYDHPLSILKFWDVFKEIFDFIKDFSNIKIMTFTEFFEWWQKREEVENYQEKKLKLPKREPKIKYIRNKEFYLKIKSLILSFHRRRKLR